Proteins encoded within one genomic window of Halomonas sp. YLGW01:
- the metH gene encoding methionine synthase yields the protein MAATPTPVTATLAERLASRILILDGGMGTMLQNADLSEADFRGERFIDWPSDLKGNNDLLALTCPDLVTRIHRDYLEAGAEIIESNTFNSTRLSQADYGMEALVPELNRESARLAREICDAVGAETGIPRYVAGVLGPTSRTASLSPDVNDPAKRNVTFDELRENYYEAAEALIEGGSDLILIETIFDTLNAKAAIYALEELFEARGTRLPVMISGTITDASGRTLSGQTTEAFWNSVRHAAPLSVGLNCALGAEELRPYLEELSNKADTFVSAHPNAGLPNEFGEYDQTPEEMAAIVAEFASSGLVNIIGGCCGSTPEHIKAIADAVRDMAPRQVPERPIACRLSGLEPFNISADSLFVNVGERTNVTGSARFKRLIKEEDYTTALEVALEQVENGAQIIDINMDEGMLESEEAMVRFLNLIAGEPDISRVPIMIDSSKWEIIEAGLKCVQGKAVVNSISMKEGEDAFREQATKCMRYGAAVVVMAFDEQGQADTFARKTEICERAYRLLVDEIGFPPEDIIFDPNIFAIATGIEEHNNYGVDFIQATQWIREHLPHALVSGGVSNVSFSFRGNNPVREAIHSVFLYHAIRAGLSMGIVNAGQLAVYDDLPEELREAVEDVVNNRRDDATERLLDIADKFKGDGSGAAKKEDLEWRSWEVEKRIEHALVKGITAYIEDDTELARQRATRPIEVIEGPLMDGMNVVGDLFGAGKMFLPQVVKSARVMKQAVAYLIPYIEAEKSGETQAKGKIVMATVKGDVHDIGKNIVGVVLQCNNYEVIDLGVMVPAEKILQTAREENADIIGLSGLITPSLDEMVHVAKEMQRQGFDLPLLIGGATTSKAHTAVKIEPQYEHPVVYVTDASRAVGVASRLLSPELKPAYTADLRAEYEVVRERNAKRRPKAADLSYEQARERRFTTNWAAQPPKAPSFTGLKVFDDYDLEELIERIDWTPFFMSWQLAGKYPKILDDKVVGEAARNLFADAKAMLAKLLDEGHITARGVIGIWPANSVEDDVIEVYADESRSEVIERLHHIRQQTTKNRDGICYSLADFIAPRYDANGEESGIPDWIGGFAVTTGHGVDELSKRYEAAGDDYNAIMVQALTDRLAEAFAERMHERVRKEFWGYVPEESLDNEALIAEKYQGIRPAPGYPACPDHTEKATLFRLLEAEKHSGLTLTESFAMWPAAAVSGWYFAHPQSKYFSTGKITRDQVESLASRKDLPLGEMERWLSPVLSYDPS from the coding sequence ATGGCCGCTACCCCGACCCCCGTCACTGCCACCCTCGCCGAACGCCTTGCCTCACGCATCCTGATTCTCGACGGCGGCATGGGTACCATGCTGCAGAATGCCGACCTGAGTGAGGCCGATTTTCGTGGCGAGCGGTTCATCGACTGGCCCTCGGACCTGAAGGGCAACAATGACCTGCTGGCGCTGACCTGTCCGGACCTGGTGACGCGTATCCACCGCGATTACCTGGAAGCCGGCGCCGAGATCATCGAATCCAACACCTTCAACAGCACCCGCCTGTCCCAGGCCGACTACGGCATGGAGGCGCTGGTTCCCGAACTCAACCGGGAATCGGCACGCCTGGCGCGCGAGATATGTGACGCCGTGGGCGCCGAGACGGGCATTCCCCGCTATGTCGCCGGCGTCCTCGGCCCGACCTCCCGCACCGCCTCGCTGTCACCGGACGTCAACGACCCGGCCAAGCGCAACGTCACCTTCGACGAGCTGCGCGAGAACTATTACGAGGCCGCCGAGGCTCTGATCGAGGGTGGCTCGGATCTGATCCTGATCGAGACCATCTTCGACACCTTGAACGCCAAGGCGGCGATCTACGCGCTCGAGGAGCTGTTCGAGGCACGGGGCACGCGCCTGCCGGTGATGATCTCCGGCACCATCACCGACGCCTCGGGGCGCACCCTGTCCGGGCAGACCACCGAAGCCTTCTGGAACTCGGTTCGCCATGCCGCCCCGCTATCGGTAGGCCTCAATTGTGCGCTGGGGGCCGAGGAACTGCGCCCCTATCTGGAGGAGTTGTCGAACAAGGCCGATACCTTCGTCTCGGCGCACCCCAACGCCGGCCTGCCCAACGAGTTTGGCGAGTATGACCAGACCCCCGAGGAAATGGCGGCGATCGTCGCCGAGTTCGCGAGCAGCGGCCTGGTCAACATCATCGGCGGCTGCTGCGGCAGCACGCCTGAGCATATCAAGGCCATCGCCGACGCGGTTCGTGACATGGCGCCTCGCCAGGTGCCGGAACGGCCGATCGCCTGTCGGCTGTCCGGTCTCGAGCCCTTCAACATCAGCGCCGACTCGCTGTTCGTCAATGTCGGCGAGCGTACCAACGTCACCGGCTCGGCCCGCTTCAAGCGGCTGATCAAGGAAGAGGATTACACCACCGCCCTCGAGGTCGCGCTGGAGCAGGTCGAAAACGGCGCCCAGATCATCGACATCAACATGGACGAGGGCATGCTCGAGTCCGAGGAAGCCATGGTGCGTTTCCTCAACCTGATCGCCGGGGAGCCCGACATCTCGCGGGTGCCGATCATGATCGACTCCTCCAAGTGGGAGATCATCGAGGCCGGCCTCAAGTGCGTACAGGGCAAGGCGGTGGTCAATTCCATCTCCATGAAGGAAGGCGAGGACGCCTTCCGCGAGCAGGCGACCAAGTGCATGCGCTACGGCGCCGCCGTGGTGGTAATGGCCTTCGACGAGCAGGGCCAGGCCGACACCTTCGCCCGCAAGACCGAGATCTGCGAGCGCGCCTACCGCCTGCTGGTCGACGAGATCGGCTTCCCGCCGGAAGACATCATCTTCGACCCCAACATCTTCGCCATCGCCACCGGCATCGAAGAACACAACAACTACGGGGTGGACTTCATCCAGGCCACCCAGTGGATCCGCGAGCACCTGCCCCATGCGCTGGTCTCCGGCGGCGTGTCCAATGTCTCCTTCTCGTTTCGTGGCAACAACCCGGTGCGCGAAGCCATCCACTCGGTGTTCCTCTATCACGCCATTCGCGCCGGCCTGAGCATGGGCATCGTCAATGCGGGTCAGCTAGCGGTCTATGACGACCTGCCGGAAGAGCTGCGCGAGGCAGTCGAGGACGTGGTCAACAACCGCCGCGACGATGCCACCGAGCGGCTGTTGGATATCGCCGACAAGTTCAAGGGCGACGGCAGTGGCGCGGCCAAGAAGGAAGACCTCGAGTGGCGCTCCTGGGAGGTCGAGAAGCGCATCGAGCATGCGCTGGTCAAGGGCATCACCGCCTACATCGAGGACGACACCGAGCTGGCCCGACAGCGGGCGACCCGCCCCATCGAGGTCATCGAAGGCCCGCTGATGGATGGCATGAACGTGGTCGGCGACCTGTTCGGGGCCGGCAAGATGTTCCTGCCCCAGGTGGTCAAGTCGGCACGGGTCATGAAGCAGGCGGTGGCCTATCTGATCCCCTACATCGAGGCCGAAAAGAGCGGCGAGACTCAGGCCAAGGGCAAGATCGTGATGGCCACGGTCAAGGGCGACGTCCATGACATCGGCAAGAACATCGTCGGCGTGGTCCTGCAATGCAACAACTACGAGGTCATCGATCTCGGTGTGATGGTGCCGGCCGAGAAGATCCTGCAGACCGCCCGCGAGGAGAATGCCGACATCATCGGCCTGTCCGGGCTGATCACCCCGTCACTGGATGAGATGGTCCACGTGGCCAAGGAAATGCAGCGCCAGGGCTTCGACCTCCCGCTGCTGATCGGCGGTGCCACCACCTCAAAGGCCCATACCGCGGTCAAGATCGAACCCCAGTACGAACATCCGGTGGTCTATGTCACCGATGCCTCCCGGGCGGTCGGCGTGGCCTCGCGGCTGCTCTCGCCGGAGCTCAAGCCGGCCTACACCGCCGACCTGCGGGCCGAATACGAGGTGGTACGAGAGCGCAACGCCAAGCGTCGCCCCAAGGCCGCCGACCTGAGCTACGAGCAGGCCCGTGAGCGTCGCTTCACGACCAACTGGGCCGCCCAGCCGCCGAAGGCGCCCAGCTTCACCGGCCTCAAGGTCTTCGACGACTATGACCTCGAGGAGCTGATCGAGCGCATCGATTGGACGCCCTTCTTCATGAGCTGGCAGCTGGCCGGCAAGTACCCCAAGATCCTCGACGACAAGGTGGTGGGCGAAGCCGCCCGCAACCTCTTTGCCGATGCCAAGGCGATGCTGGCCAAGCTGCTCGACGAGGGGCACATCACGGCGCGGGGCGTGATCGGCATCTGGCCCGCTAACAGCGTCGAGGATGACGTCATCGAGGTCTATGCCGATGAGTCGCGTAGCGAGGTCATCGAGCGCCTGCACCACATTCGCCAGCAGACCACCAAGAATCGCGATGGCATCTGCTATAGCCTTGCCGACTTCATCGCGCCCCGTTATGACGCGAACGGAGAGGAAAGCGGCATCCCGGACTGGATCGGCGGCTTCGCGGTCACCACCGGGCATGGCGTGGACGAGCTGAGCAAGCGCTATGAGGCCGCCGGCGACGATTACAATGCCATCATGGTCCAGGCCCTGACCGACCGTCTCGCCGAGGCCTTCGCCGAGCGCATGCACGAGCGAGTCCGCAAGGAGTTCTGGGGCTATGTGCCAGAGGAGTCGCTCGATAATGAGGCGCTGATTGCCGAGAAGTACCAGGGCATTCGGCCGGCGCCGGGCTACCCGGCCTGCCCGGACCACACCGAGAAGGCCACCCTGTTCCGGCTGCTGGAGGCCGAGAAGCACAGCGGTCTTACGCTGACCGAGAGCTTTGCCATGTGGCCGGCGGCGGCGGTCTCCGGCTGGTACTTTGCCCACCCCCAGTCGAAGTACTTCTCCACCGGCAAGATCACCCGTGATCAGGTCGAGTCCCTGGCCAGCCGCAAGGACCTGCCGCTTGGCGAGATGGAGCGCTGGCTGTCGCCGGTGCTCTCCTACGACCCGAGCTGA
- a CDS encoding DUF934 domain-containing protein — translation MPDQQLTTAQTLLKLGQPETDTWSLSRHTEALPESRPVIVPLALWLDAGEDNGLAPWLPSDTQLDGELAEKLMAAPLIAIDFPAFTDGRGYTLARLLRERYGYQSEIRAIGDVLVDQLYYMSRCGFDALALRDDQLLDDALRALGAFSVSYQPGVDTQEALFERRLREGSSP, via the coding sequence ATGCCTGATCAACAGCTGACAACGGCCCAGACGCTGCTCAAGTTGGGCCAGCCGGAAACCGACACCTGGTCCCTGTCACGCCATACCGAAGCCTTGCCGGAGTCGCGGCCGGTGATCGTCCCGCTGGCCCTGTGGCTCGATGCCGGAGAAGACAATGGCCTGGCGCCGTGGCTGCCCAGCGACACACAGCTCGATGGCGAGCTTGCCGAGAAGCTGATGGCGGCGCCGCTGATCGCCATCGACTTTCCCGCCTTCACCGACGGGCGTGGCTATACCCTGGCCCGGCTGCTGCGTGAGCGCTACGGCTACCAGAGCGAAATTCGTGCCATCGGTGATGTGCTGGTCGACCAGCTCTACTACATGAGCCGCTGTGGCTTCGATGCCCTGGCGCTGCGTGACGACCAGTTGCTCGACGATGCGTTACGTGCCCTGGGCGCCTTCAGCGTGAGCTATCAACCGGGCGTGGACACTCAGGAGGCCCTCTTCGAGCGCCGTCTGCGAGAGGGAAGCTCCCCCTGA
- a CDS encoding nitrite/sulfite reductase, with product MYRYDNYDQTLVDERVTQFRDQMTRHLDGRLGEEEFRPLRLQNGLYIQKYAPMLRIAIPYGMLSSDQLRRLASIARRYDRGYGHFSTRQNLQLNWPTLESVPDILGELAEVQMHAIQTSGNCIRNTTSDQFAGIAADEVEDPRPWCELIRQWSTLHPEFAFLPRKFKIAVTGADADRAAIQVHDIGLRLWHDDNGEVRVRVLAGGGLGRTPMIGDVVRDDLPWKHLLTYLEACVRVYNQFGRRDNKFKARIKILVKALGIEEFRRRVDAEWEHLKDGPQTLTPAALEAAKAHFPEPDRRPVSDEAIAAFEQTRQDNRALARFVTNNVTDHKVPGYKAVTLSLKRRELAPGDVTSDQMDAVADLAERFSFGEVRVTHEQNLVLSDVPVDQLEALWQALDDLGMANPTVGTLNDIICCPGGDFCGLANAVSIPIAQALQERFEDLDFLYDLGPLDLNISGCMNACGHHHVGHIGILGVDKKGEEYYQISLGGNSTDDASLGKILGPSFYREDVPDVIDKVLNVYVESRHEDERFLDTYRRIGIKPFKERVYA from the coding sequence ATGTATCGGTACGACAACTACGACCAGACCCTCGTCGACGAGCGGGTCACCCAGTTCCGTGACCAGATGACCCGCCACCTCGATGGCCGGCTGGGCGAGGAGGAATTCCGCCCGCTGCGCCTGCAGAACGGTCTCTACATCCAGAAATACGCGCCGATGCTGCGCATCGCTATCCCCTACGGGATGCTGTCCAGCGACCAGCTGCGACGCCTGGCGTCCATCGCACGGCGGTATGACCGGGGATACGGTCACTTCAGTACGCGGCAGAACCTGCAGCTCAACTGGCCGACCCTCGAGAGCGTGCCCGATATCCTCGGCGAGCTGGCCGAGGTGCAGATGCATGCCATCCAGACCAGCGGCAACTGCATCCGCAATACCACCAGCGATCAGTTCGCCGGCATCGCCGCCGACGAGGTCGAAGATCCGCGTCCCTGGTGCGAGCTGATTCGTCAGTGGTCGACCCTGCATCCCGAATTCGCCTTCCTGCCGCGCAAGTTCAAGATCGCGGTGACCGGCGCCGACGCCGACCGGGCCGCCATTCAGGTACACGACATCGGCCTGCGTCTGTGGCACGACGACAATGGCGAGGTTCGCGTGCGAGTACTGGCCGGTGGTGGCCTGGGCCGCACGCCGATGATCGGCGACGTGGTCCGCGACGACCTGCCGTGGAAGCACCTGCTGACCTACCTCGAAGCCTGTGTCCGCGTCTACAACCAGTTCGGCCGTCGCGACAACAAGTTCAAGGCCCGCATCAAGATCCTGGTCAAGGCGCTGGGCATCGAGGAATTCCGGCGTCGCGTCGACGCCGAGTGGGAGCATCTCAAGGATGGCCCTCAGACCCTGACACCCGCCGCCCTGGAGGCCGCCAAGGCACACTTCCCGGAGCCCGATCGCCGCCCGGTCAGTGACGAGGCCATCGCGGCCTTCGAGCAGACGCGTCAGGACAATCGTGCCCTGGCCCGCTTTGTGACCAACAACGTGACCGATCACAAGGTGCCCGGCTACAAGGCCGTCACCCTGTCACTGAAGCGTCGCGAACTGGCGCCTGGCGACGTGACCTCCGATCAGATGGATGCCGTGGCCGATCTCGCCGAGCGCTTCAGTTTCGGCGAGGTCCGTGTCACCCACGAGCAGAACCTGGTGCTCTCCGATGTGCCCGTCGATCAGCTGGAGGCCCTCTGGCAGGCCCTGGACGACTTGGGCATGGCCAATCCGACCGTGGGCACCCTCAACGACATCATCTGCTGCCCGGGCGGCGACTTCTGCGGCCTGGCCAATGCGGTCTCGATCCCCATCGCCCAGGCGCTACAGGAGCGGTTCGAGGATCTGGACTTCCTGTATGACCTGGGGCCACTGGATCTCAATATTTCTGGCTGCATGAATGCCTGCGGTCACCACCATGTGGGCCATATCGGCATTCTCGGCGTCGACAAGAAAGGCGAGGAGTACTATCAGATCTCGCTGGGTGGCAACTCCACCGACGATGCGTCTCTTGGCAAGATCCTCGGCCCGTCGTTCTATCGGGAAGATGTCCCTGACGTCATCGACAAGGTGCTTAACGTCTATGTCGAATCTCGTCATGAAGACGAACGCTTCCTCGACACCTACCGTCGCATCGGCATCAAACCTTTCAAGGAGCGGGTCTATGCCTGA
- a CDS encoding MATE family efflux transporter: MLPEPARRNTILKLALPIIGGMLSQSLLNLIDAALVGSLGETALAGVGIGGYAMFMITALVFGLSSGVQAQTARRHGEQAWSSRTDALSAGLTIALALALPLTALSLWQAPAILGLINPDAGVHAQAVEYFRWRAVSLVPIAMIFCFRGYWNGVQQTGIYLRIILIMHLVNVLVSIGLIFGHAGLPRLGAAGAGAGTSLSLLLGLILWAAYSYRHADPIGGRPSLTTLVTTLRLATPHSFQQLWFAGGYAVLFWILGQLNTASVAVGHVLVNLSLLLILPGVGLGLAAMSLVGQAMGQQSNREAHRWGWDVVRIAWACLAALALPMLAFPDRVLELFLHDPALVALGHLPLQLTAIMIVLDACALVLGQALLGAGAHRTVMTITLTTQWLVFLPLAWWVGVSLEYGLLGIWWVQLGYRCLNSLGFALIWQRRHWQRLAI; encoded by the coding sequence ATGCTGCCTGAACCCGCGCGACGAAACACCATCCTCAAGCTGGCGCTGCCGATCATCGGCGGCATGCTCTCGCAAAGCCTGCTGAACCTGATCGATGCCGCCCTGGTCGGTTCACTGGGCGAGACGGCGCTGGCCGGGGTCGGCATCGGTGGCTATGCGATGTTCATGATCACCGCCCTGGTATTCGGTCTTTCGTCGGGTGTGCAGGCGCAGACGGCCAGGCGTCACGGCGAGCAGGCCTGGAGCAGCCGGACCGACGCCCTGTCCGCCGGCCTGACCATCGCGCTCGCGCTGGCCCTGCCCCTGACGGCGTTGAGTCTGTGGCAGGCACCGGCCATTCTGGGCCTGATCAACCCGGACGCAGGCGTTCATGCGCAAGCGGTCGAGTACTTTCGCTGGCGCGCGGTCTCGCTGGTACCGATCGCCATGATCTTCTGCTTCCGTGGCTACTGGAACGGCGTGCAGCAGACCGGCATCTACCTGCGCATCATCCTGATCATGCATCTGGTGAACGTGCTGGTGAGCATCGGCCTGATCTTCGGCCACGCCGGCCTGCCCAGGCTCGGAGCCGCCGGGGCCGGGGCGGGAACCAGCCTCTCGCTGCTGCTGGGGCTGATCCTGTGGGCCGCCTACTCCTATCGCCATGCCGATCCGATTGGCGGCCGCCCCAGCCTCACCACCCTCGTGACCACCCTGCGCCTGGCGACGCCCCACTCCTTCCAGCAGTTGTGGTTCGCCGGCGGCTATGCCGTGCTGTTCTGGATCCTCGGTCAGCTGAACACCGCCAGTGTGGCGGTGGGGCATGTACTGGTGAACCTTTCGCTGCTGTTGATCCTGCCCGGTGTCGGCCTCGGACTGGCGGCCATGAGCCTGGTCGGTCAGGCCATGGGGCAGCAGTCCAATCGCGAGGCCCATCGCTGGGGCTGGGACGTCGTGCGCATTGCCTGGGCCTGCCTGGCGGCGCTCGCCTTGCCGATGCTGGCGTTTCCGGATCGGGTGCTCGAGCTCTTCCTGCACGACCCTGCCCTGGTGGCTCTGGGCCATCTGCCGTTGCAGCTGACCGCGATCATGATCGTATTGGATGCTTGCGCCCTGGTGCTGGGGCAAGCCTTGCTTGGCGCGGGCGCCCATCGCACCGTCATGACGATCACCCTGACCACTCAGTGGTTGGTCTTCCTGCCCCTGGCCTGGTGGGTCGGCGTATCGTTGGAGTACGGGTTGCTGGGCATCTGGTGGGTGCAGCTCGGCTATCGCTGCCTGAATTCGCTCGGCTTTGCGCTGATATGGCAGCGTCGGCATTGGCAGCGGCTGGCCATCTAG
- a CDS encoding bifunctional diguanylate cyclase/phosphodiesterase, whose product MTPKTSLSGAFLKRLVPVALLVTLVCSLLSAWQQQQRFEAELGHKKTQLLELGATMLASPLWNFDSVRIGDMLDTLLADADVVGVRLHDSSGDLLQARYDGHQATASETRKTPIIFRNAFVERPIGQLSLSFSDQRLTQQILTSALTALLATGLLAMLVTGWSLYFLRRRVVAPLSAIHRRLAAVGRGETLPPQPVSAPGEVGQALQAFNTLALQLKSAQQEIQQQARRDTLTGLCNRYGMNDELLCWIDRHPDRPLGLLHLDINHLRWTNLGYGRETGNRVLIELARRLQGIGAQHLVIPPVRLGSDEFALAVADACPTRLQALVREVQDRLRAPFVVDDQELYLSMTIGGALYPEHAETLQELLKRAEQALYRSKESARGDYRLYQPAVASQQVEQMAAIERDLHQALSHEGLELALQPIMGRGGRHIIGVEALVRLHHPERGMLSPADFIPAAEESGVIVAIDEWVIEQGLAWLAKVSAAGQEQLTISFNVSVQEIHTGRLPCHLEEALHRHGLAPERIIIEVTEHLMLEPSETVLEVFAALHRLGCRLAIDDFGTGFSSLGYLQRHAFDIIKIDRSFMVDATTDQQQGKLVNAMVEMGHALGLQVTIEGVETDDQASYCRQLGAEHQQGFHYARPMPAQTLLERLSSSETLVASPAVRC is encoded by the coding sequence ATGACCCCCAAGACCAGTCTTAGCGGTGCCTTCCTCAAGCGCCTGGTACCGGTCGCTCTCCTGGTGACCCTGGTCTGCAGTCTGCTCAGCGCCTGGCAACAGCAACAGCGGTTCGAGGCCGAGCTCGGCCACAAGAAGACGCAACTGCTCGAACTCGGTGCCACCATGCTGGCATCCCCACTGTGGAACTTCGACTCGGTGCGTATCGGTGACATGCTCGACACCCTGCTGGCCGATGCCGATGTGGTGGGTGTCCGGCTGCATGACAGCAGCGGTGACTTGCTACAGGCACGCTATGATGGGCATCAGGCCACGGCATCGGAGACACGCAAGACCCCCATCATCTTCCGCAATGCCTTTGTCGAGCGACCTATCGGACAGCTCTCCCTGAGCTTCAGCGACCAGCGACTCACTCAGCAGATCCTCACATCCGCCCTCACGGCGTTGCTGGCCACCGGCCTGCTGGCGATGCTGGTGACCGGCTGGAGTCTGTATTTTCTGCGTCGCCGCGTCGTCGCCCCGCTCTCCGCCATCCATCGACGCCTGGCGGCCGTCGGGCGGGGCGAGACCCTCCCCCCTCAGCCTGTCTCGGCCCCCGGTGAGGTCGGCCAGGCGCTGCAGGCCTTCAACACCCTGGCCCTGCAACTGAAATCCGCCCAACAAGAGATCCAGCAACAAGCCAGGCGCGATACCTTGACCGGGCTTTGCAATCGATACGGGATGAATGACGAACTCCTGTGCTGGATCGACCGTCATCCCGACCGCCCCCTGGGCCTGTTGCACCTGGACATCAACCATCTGCGCTGGACCAATCTGGGGTATGGGCGAGAGACCGGCAACCGGGTCCTGATCGAGCTGGCGAGGCGGCTGCAAGGCATCGGTGCCCAGCACCTGGTCATTCCGCCCGTCCGACTGGGCAGTGACGAATTCGCGCTGGCGGTGGCCGATGCCTGCCCGACCCGTCTCCAGGCGCTGGTGCGCGAGGTACAGGATCGCCTGCGCGCCCCTTTCGTTGTCGACGACCAGGAGCTGTATCTTTCCATGACCATCGGCGGCGCCCTGTACCCTGAGCATGCCGAGACGCTGCAAGAGCTCCTCAAACGAGCCGAGCAGGCGCTGTATCGCAGCAAGGAAAGCGCCCGGGGAGACTATCGACTCTATCAACCGGCGGTGGCGTCGCAGCAGGTCGAGCAGATGGCGGCAATTGAGCGCGACCTGCATCAGGCCCTCAGCCACGAAGGGCTCGAACTGGCCTTGCAGCCGATCATGGGCAGGGGCGGAAGGCACATCATCGGCGTCGAAGCCCTGGTAAGACTGCACCACCCGGAGCGCGGCATGCTGTCACCCGCTGATTTCATTCCTGCCGCGGAAGAGTCCGGTGTGATCGTGGCGATCGACGAATGGGTCATCGAACAGGGGCTCGCCTGGCTGGCTAAGGTCAGCGCCGCCGGACAGGAGCAGCTGACCATCTCCTTCAATGTCTCGGTGCAAGAAATTCATACGGGCCGCCTGCCCTGTCACCTGGAAGAGGCCCTGCACCGCCACGGGCTGGCGCCCGAACGCATCATCATCGAGGTGACCGAGCACCTGATGCTTGAACCCAGCGAGACCGTGCTCGAGGTCTTCGCGGCCCTTCATCGCCTGGGCTGCCGGCTGGCCATCGACGACTTCGGCACCGGCTTCTCCTCGCTGGGCTATCTGCAGCGCCACGCCTTCGACATCATCAAGATCGACCGCAGCTTCATGGTCGACGCCACAACCGATCAACAACAGGGAAAGCTGGTCAATGCCATGGTCGAGATGGGCCATGCCCTCGGGCTTCAGGTAACGATCGAAGGCGTGGAGACCGACGACCAGGCCAGCTATTGCCGCCAACTCGGTGCCGAGCATCAGCAAGGCTTTCACTATGCCCGCCCCATGCCGGCGCAGACCCTGTTGGAACGCCTATCGAGCAGTGAGACGCTGGTCGCATCACCGGCCGTGCGCTGCTAA
- a CDS encoding ABC transporter substrate-binding protein — MIIGTGGPALAETHALKVTFINPGHDQERFWVMVSDTMQAAAEDLSIELDIHYAQRDRARMVALAHQAIEAQEPPDYLILVNEEQQAIPLLAPAESRDVKVLMLLNGPTPDQFDSVGGPNGEYPNWIGVIETNNYDAGARMARRLIEAASSREAPVPALALIGDTLTPASIARNHGMLDVFERSAAVRLDRVLTAHWNAEEAEALTAGYLDWLATRDQGPGIIWAANDPMALGAIQALEAAGIEPGTEVAIAGLNWSPEGVAHVTSGQMVLTDGGHFLAGGFAMVMLRDHADGRLPPRYAWARFPMDALDASRARRFSPYLTSPDWSRVQFADFRRRDGAYDFSPLGVLEQLEAHPP; from the coding sequence ATGATAATCGGGACAGGTGGGCCTGCCCTGGCAGAAACGCATGCCCTGAAGGTGACCTTCATCAATCCCGGCCACGACCAGGAGCGTTTCTGGGTCATGGTCAGTGACACCATGCAGGCGGCCGCCGAGGATCTGTCGATCGAGCTCGACATTCACTACGCGCAGCGCGATCGCGCCCGAATGGTGGCACTGGCACACCAGGCCATTGAAGCCCAGGAGCCCCCTGACTACCTGATACTGGTCAACGAGGAACAACAGGCCATTCCGCTGCTGGCACCCGCCGAGTCACGTGATGTCAAGGTATTGATGCTGCTCAACGGCCCGACTCCCGATCAATTCGACTCGGTGGGAGGCCCCAACGGCGAGTATCCGAACTGGATCGGCGTCATCGAGACCAACAACTACGATGCCGGTGCCCGCATGGCACGGCGACTCATCGAGGCCGCTTCGAGTCGGGAAGCTCCCGTGCCGGCACTGGCCCTGATCGGTGATACCCTGACACCCGCGTCCATTGCCCGCAACCACGGCATGCTGGATGTATTTGAGCGGTCCGCGGCGGTGCGACTGGACCGGGTGCTGACAGCGCACTGGAATGCCGAAGAGGCCGAAGCGCTGACCGCGGGTTACCTGGACTGGCTCGCCACGCGGGATCAAGGCCCCGGCATCATCTGGGCCGCCAACGATCCGATGGCGCTCGGAGCCATTCAGGCGCTGGAGGCGGCCGGCATCGAGCCGGGGACCGAGGTGGCCATCGCCGGCCTGAACTGGTCACCTGAGGGAGTGGCCCATGTCACCAGTGGCCAGATGGTTCTGACCGATGGTGGACACTTCCTGGCCGGCGGCTTCGCCATGGTCATGCTTCGGGATCATGCCGACGGTCGCTTGCCTCCACGTTATGCCTGGGCACGCTTTCCGATGGATGCGCTGGATGCCTCACGCGCCCGGCGGTTCTCTCCTTATCTGACAAGCCCCGACTGGTCTCGTGTGCAATTCGCAGATTTCCGACGTCGGGACGGCGCCTATGATTTCTCTCCGCTTGGCGTGCTGGAGCAACTGGAGGCACATCCCCCATGA
- the smrA gene encoding DNA endonuclease SmrA yields the protein MHMMDREFRRQMGDVRPLAKGKGRADVGSRPAGPNDAQVARRQAAEQDGEEGNFLSDDFVELVGSHDPLDYRRDGIQLGVVERLRHGGYAPEAHLHLQRRPLAQCRRELFGFIRDAHAQGLRSLMVVHGRGREDDSPANILRSYLAKWLAQFEEVQAFASAPASQGGLGATLVMLRKSDQARANNRERQQKRRG from the coding sequence ATGCATATGATGGATCGCGAGTTTCGTCGTCAGATGGGCGATGTTCGTCCCCTCGCCAAGGGCAAGGGCCGAGCCGATGTCGGCTCGCGCCCCGCAGGGCCCAACGACGCCCAGGTCGCGCGACGTCAAGCGGCAGAGCAGGACGGTGAGGAGGGCAACTTTCTATCGGATGATTTTGTCGAACTGGTGGGCTCGCATGATCCACTGGATTATCGCCGTGACGGGATTCAGCTCGGGGTGGTCGAGCGTCTGCGCCATGGAGGATATGCACCCGAAGCGCACCTGCACCTGCAGCGTCGGCCTCTGGCCCAGTGTCGTCGCGAGCTGTTCGGCTTTATCCGCGATGCCCATGCACAAGGGCTGCGCTCACTGATGGTGGTGCATGGGCGAGGGCGCGAGGACGACAGTCCCGCCAACATCCTGCGTTCCTATTTGGCCAAGTGGCTCGCCCAGTTCGAGGAAGTGCAGGCCTTTGCCTCGGCGCCGGCATCCCAGGGCGGGCTCGGGGCCACGCTGGTCATGCTGAGAAAGTCTGACCAGGCGAGGGCCAACAACCGGGAGCGTCAGCAGAAGCGTCGTGGCTGA